Proteins from a genomic interval of Gordonia sp. SL306:
- a CDS encoding enoyl-CoA hydratase/isomerase family protein → MTATLEYHDTIAVLNLGDNENRFSPDWLDTVNAHLTAANANAQGLITTGSGKFYSNGLDLDWLLTHGDRSEWYVDQVHTLFGRILTFPLPTVAAVNGHTFGAAAMLATAHDYRVMRDDRGYFCFPEVDINIPFTPGMAALIQAKLGPQAALTAMTTGRRFSGPEALSAGIVDDTAPEADLVDVATARLTPILGKNPDTLGAIKTTMYTSVTTALQQGRN, encoded by the coding sequence ATGACCGCGACCCTGGAATATCACGACACCATCGCCGTACTCAACCTCGGCGACAATGAAAACAGGTTCTCCCCCGACTGGCTCGACACCGTTAACGCGCACCTGACTGCCGCAAACGCCAACGCCCAGGGGCTCATCACCACCGGATCGGGAAAGTTCTACTCCAACGGGCTAGATCTCGACTGGCTCCTGACTCACGGTGACCGTTCCGAATGGTACGTCGATCAGGTACACACTCTGTTCGGCCGGATCCTGACATTTCCGCTCCCCACCGTAGCGGCGGTCAACGGCCACACCTTCGGCGCAGCCGCCATGCTCGCAACGGCGCACGACTATCGGGTGATGCGCGACGACCGCGGCTACTTCTGCTTTCCCGAGGTCGACATCAACATTCCCTTCACGCCCGGAATGGCCGCCCTCATTCAAGCCAAGCTTGGCCCTCAGGCGGCACTGACTGCCATGACGACCGGGCGCCGGTTTAGCGGTCCCGAGGCACTGTCAGCTGGCATCGTCGACGACACAGCACCAGAAGCTGACCTCGTCGACGTCGCGACCGCCCGGCTCACACCGATTCTCGGCAAGAATCCAGACACGCTCGGAGCCATCAAAACCACCATGTACACATCGGTCACCACTGCCTTGCAACAAGGCCGAAACTGA
- a CDS encoding alpha/beta hydrolase, with translation MATPSNRLVEIMIPGQPGQVADVWLGSVLNAEHAAPYPGPPRAKVLLPSGYTPDKKYPLLILLAGASSDYRTWSDSELGRIRTTAAGFPGIIVMPEGATGFYTDWWNGGRRSQPSWESYYLDVVIPEILKRYPIREERRWHALAGVSMGGLGAAYLGGRLPGFFGSVATISGLTDLELVPGMPNAAGLVSQVNARKPLDLTQVYGPFEGFYAYGHNPVRLAANLTKTRVFVASGDGTPTSDGEPNDNNIVSDYPGEIGLIRPGFESYARALRAAGVPVTAQLHAGIHDFANFRRELRDAIAWDFFAPVPGNPSTWVNDTVATHGELWGFTYRFDTHPNRIVRFARHENHLRISAAGSPITISSTHGCRIHTPTPAAIDIAQLACR, from the coding sequence ATGGCAACCCCGTCCAACCGCCTCGTCGAGATCATGATTCCGGGACAACCGGGTCAGGTAGCGGATGTGTGGCTGGGGTCAGTCCTCAATGCAGAACACGCAGCCCCTTACCCGGGACCTCCACGAGCCAAAGTTCTACTGCCCAGCGGATACACGCCTGACAAGAAGTATCCGCTTCTGATCCTGCTGGCCGGTGCCAGCAGCGACTACCGGACCTGGTCTGACTCAGAACTGGGCCGGATCAGGACGACCGCCGCCGGTTTCCCCGGCATCATCGTCATGCCGGAGGGTGCGACCGGCTTCTACACCGACTGGTGGAATGGCGGCCGAAGGAGTCAACCCTCTTGGGAGAGTTACTACCTCGACGTGGTCATTCCGGAGATCCTCAAGCGCTATCCCATCCGCGAGGAGCGGCGGTGGCACGCGCTCGCCGGGGTTTCGATGGGTGGCCTCGGGGCCGCCTACCTCGGCGGCCGTCTCCCCGGCTTCTTCGGTTCGGTCGCGACGATCTCCGGTCTCACCGACCTCGAACTCGTCCCGGGTATGCCGAATGCTGCCGGCCTGGTCTCCCAAGTCAACGCGCGCAAACCATTGGACCTGACCCAGGTCTACGGACCCTTCGAGGGCTTTTACGCGTATGGACACAATCCCGTCCGTCTCGCCGCGAATCTGACGAAGACCCGCGTGTTTGTCGCGAGCGGAGATGGCACGCCGACCAGTGACGGTGAACCCAACGACAACAACATCGTGAGCGACTACCCCGGTGAAATCGGATTGATACGCCCGGGATTCGAGTCATACGCCAGGGCGTTGCGCGCGGCCGGAGTACCGGTGACAGCTCAATTGCACGCGGGTATCCACGATTTCGCCAACTTCCGGCGCGAACTGCGCGATGCCATCGCCTGGGACTTCTTCGCACCCGTTCCGGGGAATCCGAGCACCTGGGTGAACGACACCGTTGCCACTCACGGAGAGTTGTGGGGTTTCACCTATCGGTTCGACACCCACCCGAACCGCATCGTTCGTTTCGCGCGACACGAGAACCACTTGAGGATCTCCGCCGCCGGAAGTCCGATAACCATTTCCAGCACACATGGCTGTCGCATCCACACACCGACACCGGCGGCGATTGACATCGCGCAACTGGCATGCCGATAG
- a CDS encoding type II toxin-antitoxin system VapC family toxin: MGAAVRGVLDTSVVIATDVQPIPGELALSVITLGELHFGVLVAKSSAARAERLRRLLFIERTFDALPVDDSVADSYGRVAAAVVEAGRQPRARSLDLLIAATAHAHDARLYTRNPSDLIGLDDLVEVVTV; this comes from the coding sequence GTGGGGGCCGCAGTGAGGGGCGTTCTTGACACCAGTGTCGTCATCGCCACCGATGTTCAGCCGATCCCGGGGGAGTTGGCACTTAGCGTAATCACCTTGGGCGAGTTGCACTTCGGGGTGCTGGTGGCCAAGTCGAGTGCTGCGCGCGCCGAGCGGTTGCGGCGGCTGTTGTTCATCGAGCGGACCTTCGACGCGTTGCCGGTCGACGATTCGGTCGCCGACAGCTACGGCAGGGTGGCAGCCGCGGTCGTCGAGGCGGGCCGTCAGCCCCGCGCACGGTCACTGGACCTGCTGATCGCCGCCACCGCCCATGCCCACGATGCCCGCCTGTACACGCGCAATCCGTCGGATCTGATCGGGCTCGACGACCTCGTTGAGGTCGTCACAGTCTGA
- a CDS encoding LGFP repeat-containing protein gives MRQIVSRPTQFVAGLFAVMLVATACGSDATTDDAASQVSSAATVVSESAAATSEDTTTGTVADTTPQAKPAAVEIAGERDVVVTLGGPIAVKYASATDAQKDALGKPLTGDHNAGTRESGVVFQQFQGGVIIAKNDDSGTPAYIITSGKIRDAWNTERAPDGTPSLTGKNGSPGPLGVPTSDVTTDGAVQSASFENGKVTEDTQTGEVTVTVNGKIVPSGLT, from the coding sequence ATGAGGCAGATCGTTTCCCGCCCCACCCAATTCGTCGCCGGCCTGTTTGCGGTCATGCTGGTTGCCACTGCCTGCGGTAGCGATGCCACGACGGATGACGCCGCGTCGCAGGTCTCGTCGGCCGCGACTGTGGTGTCGGAATCGGCGGCAGCGACGAGCGAAGATACGACCACCGGCACGGTTGCGGATACGACGCCCCAGGCCAAGCCCGCCGCAGTGGAAATCGCGGGCGAACGCGACGTTGTGGTGACACTGGGTGGTCCGATCGCCGTCAAGTACGCGTCGGCGACCGACGCCCAGAAGGATGCGCTCGGCAAGCCGCTGACCGGCGATCACAACGCTGGGACCCGGGAGAGTGGCGTCGTGTTTCAGCAGTTCCAAGGCGGTGTGATCATCGCGAAGAACGACGACTCGGGGACGCCGGCGTACATCATCACGTCGGGCAAGATTCGGGACGCATGGAACACTGAGCGTGCTCCTGACGGCACCCCGTCGCTCACCGGCAAGAACGGCTCGCCGGGACCTCTGGGAGTTCCCACCAGCGACGTGACCACTGATGGTGCCGTGCAATCGGCGAGTTTTGAGAACGGCAAGGTCACCGAGGACACCCAGACCGGCGAGGTCACCGTGACGGTCAACGGCAAGATCGTGCCCTCCGGTCTGACGTAG
- a CDS encoding type II toxin-antitoxin system Phd/YefM family antitoxin, with the protein MDTVTVRDLRNNGGEVLRRVEHGERIVVTRDGAPVAELHPLPRTSAGPAELIRRRKNLPQVSPDALRGDIDDLIDPSL; encoded by the coding sequence ATGGATACGGTGACGGTGCGCGACCTACGGAACAACGGGGGAGAAGTCCTGCGCCGCGTTGAGCACGGAGAACGCATCGTCGTCACTCGCGACGGTGCGCCGGTGGCTGAGCTCCACCCCCTACCTCGAACCAGCGCCGGCCCAGCGGAACTCATTCGTCGCCGTAAGAATCTTCCGCAGGTGAGTCCGGATGCGCTCCGGGGCGACATCGACGATCTGATCGACCCGTCACTGTGA
- a CDS encoding PIN domain-containing protein produces MGCQRDHARRAFPHVARDDAERSARQQHLQQAEADFDVLRFDGDCARTFGAVAAALRASGRKPAARAYDALIAASAIAHALPLYTCNPADFAGIPRLELRSVTHPDRQ; encoded by the coding sequence ATCGGTTGTCAGCGCGATCACGCTCGCCGAGCTTTCCCGCACGTAGCGCGCGACGATGCCGAGCGCAGCGCCCGTCAGCAGCACCTGCAGCAGGCCGAGGCGGACTTTGATGTTCTTCGGTTTGATGGCGACTGTGCGCGGACGTTTGGCGCCGTCGCGGCGGCACTTCGCGCATCGGGGCGTAAGCCTGCGGCGCGCGCGTACGACGCACTCATCGCGGCGAGCGCGATCGCCCATGCGTTGCCGCTTTACACATGCAATCCAGCCGACTTCGCGGGAATCCCGCGACTTGAGCTCCGGTCTGTGACCCACCCCGATCGACAGTAG
- a CDS encoding TetR/AcrR family transcriptional regulator, which produces MARPRVHDHDHLLDVAEKLAVDVGPAAVTVRALSEATSVSNGAIYNAFGSRAGLVGRVWVRAARQFLALQRNTVNEALAGGSSRDMAVDAVVAAADTPALFLIEHPVSARFLLTVRRDELLGSSDIPADIAEELRTLDKTLGDLLIGLSRNLWDRVDRYAVAVIRDCVVELPTALLLRGKQTADHQARERLAAAVRAVLTIDPPPAKPSRQLRKDVP; this is translated from the coding sequence ATGGCACGCCCCCGCGTTCACGACCACGACCATTTGTTGGACGTCGCCGAGAAGTTGGCCGTCGATGTCGGGCCGGCGGCTGTCACTGTTCGGGCTCTTTCTGAGGCAACGTCGGTGTCGAATGGCGCTATTTACAACGCGTTCGGTTCGCGGGCAGGGTTGGTTGGGCGGGTGTGGGTGCGTGCGGCTCGGCAGTTCCTTGCGCTGCAGCGGAACACCGTCAATGAGGCACTCGCCGGCGGTTCAAGTCGTGACATGGCGGTAGATGCGGTGGTCGCAGCGGCCGACACGCCTGCCTTGTTTCTGATCGAGCATCCCGTCTCGGCTCGGTTTCTCCTCACCGTGCGCCGCGATGAGCTTTTGGGTTCAAGCGACATTCCCGCCGACATCGCCGAGGAGTTGCGCACACTCGACAAGACTTTGGGCGACCTGCTCATCGGGCTCTCCCGGAATCTGTGGGATCGGGTCGACCGGTATGCGGTCGCGGTCATCCGTGACTGCGTTGTTGAATTGCCCACCGCTTTGCTGTTGCGCGGCAAGCAGACTGCCGATCACCAGGCACGAGAACGGCTCGCCGCTGCCGTACGAGCTGTGCTGACCATCGACCCTCCGCCAGCCAAACCATCACGCCAACTTCGAAAGGATGTCCCATGA
- a CDS encoding hotdog fold domain-containing protein has product MTTSTAPAGTNLKIWNTLQRIPFGNRIFTQALCLKAPYFRSVHPRIEELRPGLCRVSAPNRRSVRNHLGSYHAIASCNMAELAAGMMTDATMPSTHRWIPVGMSVRYKTAATTAVSSVARLDSIPTFTDEPTELSVPVDVLDAHGHAFVTATITMHVSKRPAR; this is encoded by the coding sequence ATGACCACCAGCACCGCACCTGCCGGCACGAACTTGAAGATCTGGAACACGCTGCAACGCATACCCTTCGGAAACAGGATCTTCACCCAGGCACTGTGTTTAAAGGCGCCCTACTTCCGGAGCGTGCATCCGCGGATCGAGGAATTGCGCCCCGGATTGTGCCGAGTCTCCGCACCGAACCGGCGAAGCGTTCGCAACCATCTGGGCAGCTACCACGCCATTGCCTCGTGCAACATGGCCGAGCTCGCCGCAGGGATGATGACCGACGCCACCATGCCGTCCACCCACCGATGGATACCAGTGGGCATGAGCGTCCGGTACAAGACCGCAGCCACCACCGCTGTCTCGTCGGTGGCTCGTCTCGACTCCATCCCCACCTTCACCGACGAACCCACCGAACTGTCCGTCCCGGTCGACGTCCTCGACGCCCACGGACACGCCTTCGTCACCGCCACCATCACCATGCACGTATCGAAACGACCAGCTCGATAG
- a CDS encoding ArsI/CadI family heavy metal resistance metalloenzyme produces MSRMQLALNVDDLDSAVEFYSKLFNTDPAKRKPGYANFAVVDPPLKLVLLENPGEGGTINHLGVEVESSDEVHAEIARLSGEGLFTQEEINSTCCFATQDKVWVTGPANEKWEIYTVLADSETFGTSPKLLQQNVTDDADGVSACCGGSAANSADTRTACC; encoded by the coding sequence ATGTCCCGCATGCAGCTCGCACTCAATGTCGATGATCTTGATTCCGCGGTCGAGTTCTACTCGAAGCTGTTCAACACCGACCCGGCCAAACGCAAGCCCGGGTATGCGAACTTCGCGGTCGTCGACCCGCCGCTGAAGTTGGTGCTCCTGGAGAACCCCGGAGAGGGTGGCACGATCAACCATCTCGGCGTCGAGGTCGAATCCAGCGACGAGGTGCACGCCGAGATCGCCCGGCTATCCGGCGAGGGCTTGTTCACCCAGGAGGAGATCAACTCCACCTGTTGCTTCGCAACCCAGGACAAAGTGTGGGTGACGGGCCCGGCAAACGAAAAGTGGGAGATCTACACCGTGCTCGCCGATTCCGAGACCTTCGGGACCAGCCCGAAACTGCTGCAACAGAACGTAACTGATGACGCGGACGGAGTTTCGGCGTGCTGCGGCGGAAGCGCTGCCAACTCTGCTGATACCCGAACGGCGTGCTGCTGA
- a CDS encoding type II toxin-antitoxin system PemK/MazF family toxin, whose protein sequence is MIRGEIWTVAGGVYASKPRPAVIVQDDLFDSTLSVVVAPMTSQLIDAPLLRIRIPGDRDAISGLERDSDVMVDKLTAVRRSNVQTRVGRLTSEQLVEVERSLMAFLGLAR, encoded by the coding sequence GTGATTCGCGGCGAAATCTGGACCGTTGCGGGTGGTGTGTATGCATCCAAACCGCGGCCGGCCGTCATCGTGCAGGATGACCTTTTCGATTCGACTCTGTCGGTGGTAGTTGCGCCGATGACGAGCCAGCTCATCGATGCGCCCTTGTTGCGGATTCGTATCCCGGGTGATCGCGATGCGATCTCGGGCCTCGAGCGGGACAGTGACGTGATGGTTGACAAGCTAACCGCGGTACGACGGTCGAATGTTCAGACGCGTGTCGGCCGTCTGACATCCGAACAGCTCGTTGAAGTCGAACGCTCGTTGATGGCGTTTCTGGGACTTGCGCGATGA
- a CDS encoding type II toxin-antitoxin system Phd/YefM family antitoxin: protein MGSVGLRELRQDASDLVRRVEAGEEITITVSGRPSARLVPATTNTWRDWADVEKLFAGPADLEWAEDTAAVDHGVRDPWGPQ from the coding sequence ATGGGCAGTGTGGGATTACGTGAATTGCGCCAGGATGCCTCCGATCTGGTGCGACGAGTGGAGGCAGGCGAGGAGATCACGATCACCGTTTCGGGACGGCCCAGTGCGCGGTTGGTGCCTGCGACGACCAATACGTGGCGGGACTGGGCCGATGTGGAGAAGTTGTTCGCCGGCCCTGCCGACCTGGAGTGGGCCGAGGACACGGCCGCGGTGGATCACGGCGTGCGTGATCCGTGGGGGCCGCAGTGA
- a CDS encoding antitoxin MazE-like protein encodes MAVRDRVGEYRRRMRERGLRPLQVWVPDVRTPEFAAQAHRQSVLVAEADADGDEQDFVEAVAAPWDDEA; translated from the coding sequence ATGGCAGTGAGGGACAGGGTTGGCGAGTACCGGCGCCGGATGCGTGAGCGAGGTTTGCGACCGTTGCAGGTCTGGGTTCCTGACGTACGAACGCCAGAGTTTGCCGCGCAAGCCCACAGGCAGTCGGTTCTCGTGGCAGAGGCCGACGCCGATGGGGATGAGCAGGATTTCGTCGAGGCTGTCGCTGCGCCTTGGGACGACGAGGCGTGA
- a CDS encoding low molecular weight phosphatase family protein, producing MPEPTKVLFVCVSNRGKSVMAERLTPTVTDRIVASSAGTSARAGAQINELSAQVLAEVGADGGHHQPRGLTEELMLAADLVVVVGTADVTAPAGVDLQVWNTDEPSHRGIDGIERMRLVRDDITDRIRALADRLE from the coding sequence ATGCCTGAACCCACCAAGGTGTTGTTCGTGTGTGTGAGCAACCGGGGCAAATCGGTGATGGCCGAACGCCTCACGCCCACGGTGACCGACCGCATCGTTGCATCCTCGGCCGGCACCAGCGCCAGGGCCGGTGCTCAGATCAATGAGCTGTCCGCCCAAGTGCTTGCCGAGGTCGGTGCCGACGGTGGCCATCATCAGCCTCGCGGACTGACCGAGGAGCTGATGCTGGCGGCAGATCTGGTGGTCGTCGTCGGTACCGCAGACGTCACCGCACCAGCCGGGGTTGATCTGCAGGTGTGGAACACCGACGAACCCTCGCATCGTGGTATCGACGGCATCGAGCGGATGCGGCTGGTACGTGACGACATCACCGACCGAATCCGTGCCCTCGCCGACCGCCTGGAATAG
- a CDS encoding CocE/NonD family hydrolase, which yields MATTHGLDAGVGRRSRAAALLAIGLVAICLIMISPAPAPTSQAAPLATDAALAAQWTATADRPQKYPGVHIDWDVPIRMSDGTVLKANVYRPMDASGRIVTRRLPTVVNMTPYTKLLYMLMESATAIPGLYDPIIQVINRFDLFNLSGTPLSAVGEQLRVLTGGVARTVAVDRQLVRSGYVQVVIDVRGTGFSQGVWTGAGEREQRDVAEVSQWAARQRWSTGTVGATGLSYGAINALQGAEQPNSAIKAVFAAAPGSDVLQDVIAPGGGIAVGFIPMWVAAVNTLKWLPDVQSIVTGQFDWRWLADRVSSPITFFDTLLRAFFTASVKNIPPDVKRIIDPNRPFRQGILGHPERIRVPTFLVGGWHDLFTNSEPDIVAAIGLPPAQKKLLMGNWYHSTIGSGLGSTGAPPRLDVLQRAWFDKWLKGIDNGIDRFSPATLYQQGGAWTSASSYPRPGMTYGRQYLTGARSRSVGVVAFDGSLSPEKPRHRAHAVVSPGLATVCSRDAAQGTAGVAGFIDGCAKDARISEVAAATFTSRPVTAPTLISGPVSLHLNTQLQTTDGYFTSTLNDVAPNGQPTVVTSGQLTASLRAIDAARSRRSAGGDYIKPVPYTALSDRQPVVPGDPTVLDIAFNPTDLVLRPGHRLRVDIFAANFPKGMMIPALLLESQLRPQTITIDPRSPSFINLPTNRPVS from the coding sequence GTGGCCACCACGCATGGGCTCGACGCTGGGGTAGGGCGGCGGTCGCGGGCCGCGGCCCTCTTAGCGATAGGCCTCGTGGCGATCTGCCTCATCATGATCTCCCCGGCGCCGGCTCCGACCTCGCAGGCCGCACCACTGGCCACCGATGCGGCACTCGCGGCTCAGTGGACCGCGACCGCGGACCGGCCACAGAAGTATCCGGGGGTGCACATCGACTGGGATGTGCCGATCCGGATGAGCGACGGAACCGTGTTGAAGGCCAACGTGTATCGGCCAATGGATGCGTCCGGACGTATCGTCACCCGGCGACTGCCGACCGTTGTCAACATGACGCCGTATACCAAGTTGCTCTATATGCTGATGGAATCGGCCACGGCGATTCCTGGTCTGTACGACCCAATCATCCAGGTGATCAACCGATTCGACCTGTTCAATCTTTCCGGCACCCCGCTCTCTGCGGTCGGTGAGCAGCTTCGCGTTCTCACCGGCGGTGTGGCCCGGACCGTCGCAGTGGATCGTCAGTTGGTCAGATCCGGTTACGTGCAGGTCGTGATCGACGTCCGCGGCACGGGATTCTCACAAGGAGTGTGGACCGGTGCCGGCGAGCGAGAGCAACGAGATGTGGCCGAGGTCAGCCAATGGGCAGCACGCCAGCGGTGGTCGACGGGGACGGTTGGAGCCACCGGCCTCTCCTATGGGGCGATCAATGCGCTTCAAGGTGCCGAGCAGCCGAACTCGGCGATCAAGGCCGTGTTCGCCGCAGCACCCGGCAGTGATGTTCTCCAGGATGTCATCGCACCCGGTGGCGGAATTGCTGTCGGCTTCATTCCGATGTGGGTCGCCGCGGTCAACACCCTCAAATGGTTACCCGACGTCCAGTCGATCGTGACCGGCCAGTTCGACTGGAGGTGGCTCGCTGATCGCGTGTCGAGTCCGATCACCTTTTTCGATACGTTGCTGCGCGCATTCTTCACCGCGAGTGTCAAGAACATTCCACCCGATGTCAAACGCATCATCGACCCGAATCGTCCGTTCCGACAGGGGATTCTCGGGCATCCGGAACGGATCCGAGTTCCCACGTTCCTGGTCGGCGGGTGGCATGATCTGTTCACGAACTCCGAACCCGACATCGTCGCGGCCATCGGGTTGCCACCTGCACAGAAGAAGCTCTTGATGGGCAATTGGTACCACTCGACCATCGGCTCCGGCCTCGGTTCCACCGGCGCCCCTCCTCGTCTGGATGTCCTTCAGCGCGCATGGTTCGACAAGTGGCTCAAGGGTATTGACAACGGCATCGACCGATTCAGCCCGGCCACCCTCTATCAGCAGGGCGGTGCGTGGACGAGTGCCTCGAGCTATCCGCGACCAGGGATGACCTATGGGCGCCAATATCTGACCGGCGCGCGCAGCAGGAGCGTCGGCGTCGTCGCATTCGACGGATCGCTCTCGCCGGAGAAGCCCCGCCATCGCGCGCATGCGGTCGTATCACCGGGATTGGCCACCGTGTGTTCCCGCGATGCGGCTCAGGGCACCGCAGGCGTGGCGGGCTTCATAGACGGTTGCGCCAAAGACGCCCGGATCTCCGAGGTTGCCGCCGCAACGTTCACCTCCCGACCGGTGACTGCGCCAACTCTGATTTCAGGACCGGTGAGCCTGCACCTGAACACGCAACTGCAGACCACCGACGGATACTTCACCTCCACCCTGAACGATGTCGCACCGAACGGGCAACCCACGGTCGTGACATCGGGTCAGCTGACCGCATCCCTACGTGCGATCGACGCTGCACGATCGAGGAGATCCGCAGGTGGTGACTACATCAAACCGGTTCCGTATACGGCACTCTCAGATCGCCAACCGGTTGTTCCCGGTGATCCGACAGTTCTCGACATCGCCTTCAATCCAACCGATCTCGTCCTACGACCAGGCCATCGGTTGCGGGTAGACATCTTTGCCGCCAACTTCCCGAAGGGAATGATGATCCCCGCTCTTCTCCTCGAGTCGCAACTGCGCCCGCAGACCATCACGATCGATCCGCGTTCACCGAGCTTCATCAATCTTCCGACCAACCGCCCGGTCTCGTAG
- a CDS encoding HAD family hydrolase, with amino-acid sequence MSAVVFDCDGLLLDTETCWSRAEASLFADYGYGFGPAEKDLLIGRTLEAACANMADLGRPGTGPELQGPVATGRARTRCRSRTYARCRRAFETSGRPGAALGVATNSQRGMLDAALAAASIANFFAVSVAADEVAHPKPNPELYLRAFEQLSASPRTCVALEDSSTGVAAARNAGAYLITAPSQQGKKLEGDLVASALDDPRIVEWALTVDTM; translated from the coding sequence GTGAGTGCGGTCGTCTTCGATTGCGATGGGCTCCTGCTCGATACGGAGACATGCTGGTCGCGCGCAGAAGCTTCATTGTTCGCCGATTATGGGTACGGGTTCGGGCCTGCGGAGAAGGATCTCCTGATCGGACGAACGCTCGAGGCTGCGTGCGCGAACATGGCCGACTTAGGGCGCCCAGGTACTGGCCCCGAGCTGCAGGGCCCTGTTGCCACGGGTAGAGCAAGAACTCGCTGTCGGAGTCGAACCTATGCCCGGTGCCGTCGAGCTTTTGAAACTTCTGGCAGGCCGGGTGCCGCGCTCGGGGTGGCGACCAACAGTCAACGGGGCATGCTCGACGCGGCGCTCGCCGCAGCATCGATTGCCAACTTTTTCGCGGTCTCTGTGGCCGCCGACGAGGTCGCCCACCCCAAGCCGAACCCGGAACTGTACCTCCGTGCGTTCGAGCAGCTGTCGGCTTCACCGCGCACCTGTGTCGCACTCGAGGACTCGTCGACGGGCGTCGCAGCAGCGCGAAACGCCGGTGCTTACTTGATTACCGCTCCGTCTCAGCAAGGAAAGAAGCTCGAGGGAGACCTTGTTGCTTCCGCGCTCGATGACCCTCGTATCGTCGAGTGGGCGCTCACTGTCGACACGATGTGA
- a CDS encoding Rv2640c family ArsR-like transcriptional regulator, translating into MPKTLPMIDISAPICCAPVSAAPLADDAALEIALRLKALADPVRIKLLSILLTDEPGEGICTCDLAATVGLTEATTSHHLGQLRKAGMVAPERRGMNVYYRARPDALHALCNVLGASTGCC; encoded by the coding sequence ATGCCGAAGACGTTGCCGATGATCGATATCAGCGCACCCATTTGCTGCGCCCCCGTGTCGGCGGCACCGCTCGCGGATGACGCCGCTCTGGAAATCGCGTTGCGGCTCAAGGCCCTTGCCGATCCGGTACGGATCAAACTGCTCTCGATTCTGCTGACTGATGAGCCGGGGGAGGGCATCTGTACCTGCGATCTCGCGGCGACGGTCGGATTGACCGAGGCCACCACCAGTCATCACCTGGGTCAACTGCGCAAGGCGGGCATGGTCGCACCCGAGCGGCGTGGCATGAATGTCTATTACCGGGCCCGGCCCGATGCGCTGCATGCGCTGTGCAACGTCCTCGGGGCTTCCACGGGTTGCTGCTGA